In Pseudomonas sp. MM213, a genomic segment contains:
- a CDS encoding TatD family hydrolase, protein MQLIDIGVNLTNPSFADKHQAVLDRAYAAGVCQLVLTGTNVEGSEQALELCRQLDETAQRLFATAGIHPHAASDWNADSAQRLRSLLKEPNVVAVGECGLDFNRDFSPRPQQEKVLEEHLAMAVDLQLPVFLHERDASQRLLEILRDYRDQLPAAVVHCFTGEKKALFSYLDLDLHIGITGWICDERRGTHLHPLVKEIKRGRLMLESDAPYLLPRSLRPKPKNGRNEPAYLTEVLREVALHRGESEEELAAHSTACARAFYGLPVVD, encoded by the coding sequence ATGCAACTCATCGATATCGGCGTCAACCTGACCAACCCCAGTTTTGCCGACAAACACCAGGCTGTACTCGACCGCGCCTATGCCGCCGGAGTCTGCCAATTGGTGCTCACCGGCACCAATGTCGAAGGCAGCGAACAGGCGCTGGAGCTGTGCCGACAATTGGATGAAACGGCGCAACGGCTGTTCGCCACCGCCGGCATTCACCCTCACGCAGCCAGCGACTGGAACGCCGACAGCGCCCAGCGTCTGCGCAGTTTGCTCAAAGAGCCGAACGTAGTGGCGGTGGGTGAATGCGGGCTGGATTTCAATCGTGATTTCTCGCCGCGTCCGCAACAGGAAAAAGTCCTCGAAGAACACTTGGCGATGGCGGTCGATCTGCAACTGCCGGTGTTTCTCCACGAACGTGATGCCAGTCAGCGCTTGCTGGAAATCCTGCGCGATTACCGCGACCAATTGCCGGCCGCCGTGGTGCATTGCTTCACCGGCGAAAAGAAGGCGCTGTTCAGCTACCTCGACCTGGATTTGCACATTGGCATCACCGGCTGGATCTGCGACGAGCGTCGGGGCACGCATTTGCATCCGTTGGTGAAAGAAATCAAACGCGGGCGGTTGATGCTGGAGAGCGATGCGCCGTATCTGCTGCCGCGCAGTTTGCGGCCAAAGCCGAAAAATGGTCGCAACGAACCGGCGTACCTGACCGAAGTGTTGCGGGAAGTGGCGTTGCATCGCGGGGAAAGCGAGGAAGAGCTGGCGGCCCACAGCACCGCGTGTGCGCGGGCTTTTTACGGACTGCCAGTGGTCGACTGA
- a CDS encoding LysR family transcriptional regulator — protein sequence MNLSKVDLNLFIVFDAIYTEANLTRAGQIVGITQPAVSNALARLRETFNDPLFVRTAQGMVPTPMAQNIIGPVRNALSLLRVSVQESRIFNPLQAVKTYRISMTDLTEAVILPPLFQRLRRLAPTVIIESFLSKRRETTKELAAGRLDFAVDAPLNTDPQVRHVKLMEDRYVCAMRKGHPLATKEKFTLDDYLSLTHIHISSRRSGLGHVDLALGKMGIQRKIALRSQHYLMASQVLQQTDMVMTVPERFARRHDLYSVNLPVNDVPPVETHLYWHESTDQDPANRWMREQMIELCQQVTAHEKKLDKV from the coding sequence ATGAATCTGAGCAAGGTCGACCTCAACCTTTTCATCGTCTTCGACGCGATCTACACCGAAGCCAACCTGACCCGCGCCGGACAGATTGTCGGCATTACTCAACCGGCTGTTTCGAACGCTCTGGCCCGCCTGCGCGAGACGTTCAACGATCCTTTGTTCGTGCGTACGGCCCAAGGCATGGTGCCAACGCCGATGGCGCAAAACATCATCGGCCCGGTGCGCAACGCCCTCTCGCTGCTGCGGGTGTCGGTGCAGGAAAGCCGCATCTTCAACCCGTTGCAGGCGGTCAAGACGTACCGCATCAGCATGACCGACCTCACCGAAGCGGTGATCCTGCCGCCACTGTTCCAGCGCCTGCGCCGCCTGGCGCCAACGGTGATCATCGAAAGCTTTCTGTCCAAGCGCCGCGAAACCACCAAGGAACTGGCGGCCGGGCGACTCGACTTTGCGGTGGACGCGCCGCTCAACACCGACCCGCAAGTGCGTCACGTCAAGTTGATGGAAGACCGTTACGTGTGCGCCATGCGCAAGGGCCATCCGCTGGCGACCAAGGAGAAATTCACCCTCGATGACTATCTGTCACTGACGCACATCCATATTTCCAGCCGCCGCAGCGGTCTGGGCCATGTCGACCTGGCGCTGGGCAAGATGGGCATCCAGCGCAAGATTGCCCTGCGCTCCCAGCATTACTTGATGGCGTCGCAGGTGTTGCAGCAAACCGATATGGTCATGACCGTGCCTGAGCGCTTCGCCCGCCGCCATGATTTGTACTCGGTGAACCTGCCGGTCAACGATGTGCCGCCGGTGGAAACTCACCTTTACTGGCACGAAAGCACCGACCAGGACCCGGCCAACCGCTGGATGCGCGAGCAGATGATCGAGTTGTGCCAGCAGGTGACGGCGCATGAGAAGAAGCTCGATAAGGTGTAG
- a CDS encoding MerR family transcriptional regulator translates to MSSQTYSISDLARELDITTRAIRFYEEQGLLSPERRGQERIYSPRDKVSLKLILRGKRIGFSLAECRELIELYDPTGGNQKQLQTMLSKIAERREQLEQQMLDIEQMKLELDTAQERCTQALEQTMKSQPVVQ, encoded by the coding sequence ATGAGCAGCCAGACCTATAGCATTTCCGACCTCGCCCGCGAGCTCGACATCACCACGCGGGCCATTCGCTTCTATGAAGAGCAAGGCTTGCTCAGCCCCGAGCGACGCGGCCAGGAGCGCATCTATTCGCCCCGTGACAAGGTCAGCCTGAAACTGATCCTGCGGGGCAAGCGCATTGGCTTCTCACTCGCCGAATGCCGCGAGCTGATCGAACTCTACGACCCCACCGGCGGTAATCAGAAACAGCTGCAAACCATGCTGAGCAAAATCGCCGAACGCCGCGAACAGTTGGAGCAGCAAATGCTCGATATCGAGCAGATGAAGCTGGAACTGGACACCGCACAGGAGCGCTGCACCCAGGCGCTGGAACAGACGATGAAAAGCCAGCCGGTGGTTCAATAG
- a CDS encoding hydroxymethylglutaryl-CoA lyase: protein MSLPSHVRLVEVGPRDGLQNEAQPISVADKVQLVDALTAAGLGYIEVGSFVSPKWVPQMAGSAEVFAQIQRKPGVTYGALAPNLRGFEDAIAAGVKEVAVFAAASEAFSQRNINCSISESLERFAPIMEAARQHGVTVRGYVSCVLGCPYEGHVKPEQVALVARELYAMGCYEVSLGDTIGTGTAGATRKMFEVVSADVPREKLAGHFHDTYGQAMANIYASLLEGISVFDSSIAGLGGCPYAKGASGNVATEDVVYLLNGLGIETGIDLDALILAGQQICTVLGRPTGSRVAKARSAQ, encoded by the coding sequence ATGTCCCTTCCTTCCCACGTACGCCTGGTCGAAGTCGGCCCCCGCGACGGTCTGCAAAACGAAGCTCAACCGATCAGCGTTGCCGATAAGGTGCAACTGGTCGATGCACTCACGGCCGCGGGCCTCGGCTATATAGAAGTCGGCAGTTTCGTTTCGCCGAAATGGGTGCCGCAGATGGCCGGATCTGCCGAAGTCTTCGCGCAAATCCAGCGCAAACCGGGCGTGACCTACGGCGCCCTCGCCCCCAACCTGCGCGGCTTCGAAGATGCAATCGCCGCCGGGGTCAAGGAAGTTGCAGTGTTCGCCGCAGCGTCCGAAGCGTTTTCCCAGCGCAACATCAATTGCTCGATCAGCGAAAGTCTCGAGCGTTTTGCGCCGATCATGGAAGCCGCCAGGCAGCACGGCGTTACCGTGCGCGGTTACGTGTCCTGCGTGCTGGGCTGTCCTTATGAAGGTCACGTCAAACCCGAGCAAGTTGCCCTGGTCGCTCGCGAGCTCTATGCCATGGGCTGCTACGAAGTATCGCTGGGGGACACCATCGGCACCGGCACGGCGGGTGCGACGCGCAAGATGTTCGAAGTGGTTTCGGCCGACGTGCCTCGGGAGAAACTGGCCGGGCACTTCCACGACACCTACGGCCAGGCCATGGCCAACATCTATGCCAGCCTGCTCGAAGGGATCTCGGTGTTTGACAGCTCCATCGCCGGCCTCGGCGGCTGCCCCTACGCCAAAGGCGCCAGCGGTAACGTCGCCACCGAAGACGTGGTTTACCTGCTCAATGGCCTCGGCATCGAAACAGGTATCGACCTGGACGCCTTGATTCTCGCCGGTCAGCAGATTTGCACGGTGCTGGGGCGCCCCACCGGTTCGCGCGTGGCCAAGGCTCGCAGCGCGCAGTAA
- a CDS encoding class I SAM-dependent methyltransferase, with protein MNALNPVVRPAPITAHLTQRNPKILLGGKHQPTLLRYLDGWPRRTGGPAVFLIQFVEDGESLARFASDSFDLAVIQSPALEDAPEMIRQLTRVARQGLITRR; from the coding sequence ATGAATGCACTAAACCCCGTTGTACGCCCCGCGCCGATCACGGCACATCTGACCCAGCGCAATCCAAAAATCCTGCTTGGCGGCAAACATCAGCCGACGCTCCTGCGTTACCTCGATGGTTGGCCACGTCGCACCGGTGGGCCCGCAGTTTTCCTGATCCAGTTTGTCGAAGACGGTGAGTCACTGGCGCGTTTTGCCAGCGACAGTTTCGACCTGGCGGTGATTCAGTCGCCCGCCCTTGAAGACGCGCCAGAGATGATCAGGCAACTGACCCGCGTCGCCCGGCAAGGGCTGATCACCCGCCGTTAA
- a CDS encoding transglycosylase SLT domain-containing protein: MTRPSILLLLCGSLLLPMPAVARLAGPLQAVPAAQVRDLQEIRSSRVLKVLVNQSRNSSGEVQGQAIGVEYHRLRAFEQYLNGHARDGQEVTLKIIPKAKDQLLGALQRGEGDLVAPGELLDLQPGYAVSTSEPIASDIPLVLVGIKGEKRYTRLEQLSGKTLALPTGSAAGEAISQINQKLALHKLAPVKIEWVDPSLAVEDVLEMVQGGIFHLTIVEQPIAERWGKILPKLRFDRQVLISEPGEEFWFVRRDASMLRASIDRFLIGYKKPSDQDAAFLRIYRRLYQVHYPLAKTDRQRLEKLRPVLQKHADAQGMDWLNLAALAFKESALQPRARSGGGPTGLMQITPSAAQRVGVNNIQDLDANVQAGAKYLAMIRRKFFASPKLNERERMAFVLAAYNIGPERVQGMRAEARRRGLNPNQWFFQVERIAMEQVGMGPVSYVNSVNKYYLAFDRERESLEPQGQKVALRK, encoded by the coding sequence ATGACACGTCCCTCGATTTTGTTACTGCTGTGTGGTTCGTTGCTGCTGCCGATGCCGGCGGTTGCCCGGCTGGCCGGCCCACTGCAAGCCGTGCCGGCGGCCCAGGTGCGCGACCTGCAGGAAATCCGCAGCAGCCGTGTGCTGAAGGTGCTGGTCAACCAGAGCCGCAACAGCTCCGGCGAAGTCCAGGGCCAGGCCATCGGCGTCGAATACCATCGCTTGCGTGCCTTCGAGCAATACCTCAATGGCCATGCCCGTGACGGTCAGGAAGTGACGCTCAAGATCATTCCCAAAGCCAAGGATCAACTGCTCGGCGCGTTGCAGCGCGGGGAGGGGGATCTGGTTGCACCGGGCGAGTTGCTCGATCTGCAACCGGGCTACGCCGTCAGCACCAGCGAACCAATTGCCAGCGACATTCCTCTGGTCCTGGTCGGAATCAAGGGCGAGAAACGCTACACCCGCCTCGAACAACTGTCCGGTAAAACCCTGGCGCTACCCACCGGCAGCGCCGCCGGGGAGGCGATCAGTCAGATCAATCAAAAGCTTGCCTTGCACAAACTGGCACCGGTGAAGATCGAGTGGGTCGATCCGAGCCTGGCGGTCGAAGACGTGCTGGAAATGGTTCAGGGCGGGATTTTTCACCTGACCATCGTCGAGCAGCCGATTGCCGAACGCTGGGGCAAGATCCTGCCCAAGTTGCGTTTCGATCGGCAGGTGCTGATCAGCGAGCCGGGGGAAGAATTCTGGTTCGTACGCCGCGATGCCTCGATGCTGCGGGCGAGCATCGATCGCTTCCTGATCGGGTACAAAAAGCCTTCGGATCAGGACGCGGCGTTCCTGCGCATCTATCGACGCCTCTATCAAGTGCATTACCCACTGGCCAAGACTGATCGCCAGCGCCTGGAAAAACTCAGACCGGTATTGCAGAAACACGCCGATGCCCAAGGCATGGATTGGTTGAATCTGGCGGCATTGGCCTTCAAGGAGTCCGCGTTGCAACCCCGCGCACGAAGCGGCGGTGGCCCCACTGGCCTGATGCAGATCACTCCGTCCGCGGCCCAGCGGGTAGGGGTCAACAACATTCAGGACCTCGATGCCAATGTGCAGGCCGGGGCCAAATACCTGGCGATGATCCGCCGCAAGTTTTTCGCCAGCCCCAAACTCAACGAGCGTGAGCGCATGGCGTTCGTGCTGGCGGCTTACAACATCGGGCCGGAGCGGGTTCAGGGCATGCGCGCCGAGGCGCGTCGGCGAGGCTTGAATCCCAATCAATGGTTCTTCCAGGTCGAGCGCATCGCCATGGAGCAGGTGGGAATGGGACCTGTCAGCTATGTTAATAGCGTGAACAAGTATTACTTGGCGTTCGATCGGGAGCGGGAGTCGTTGGAGCCCCAGGGGCAGAAAGTAGCCTTAAGGAAGTGA
- the greB gene encoding transcription elongation factor GreB, whose product MSRYRPPRTAGTALITPEGEARMRAEFHELWHVRRPQVTQSVSEAAAQGDRSENAEYTYGKKMLREIDSRVRFLTKRLEALKVVSEKPSDPNKVYFGAWVTIEDEDGKESRYRIVGPDELDLKLGLISIDSPLARALIGKALDAEVRVQTPTGEQCVYIVAIDYP is encoded by the coding sequence ATGAGCCGTTATCGCCCTCCCCGCACCGCTGGCACCGCGCTGATCACCCCTGAAGGTGAAGCGCGGATGCGGGCCGAGTTCCATGAACTCTGGCATGTGCGCCGACCGCAGGTCACGCAATCGGTCAGCGAGGCCGCGGCGCAGGGTGATCGATCCGAGAACGCCGAATACACCTACGGCAAAAAGATGCTGCGCGAAATCGACAGTCGCGTGCGCTTTCTCACCAAGCGCCTGGAAGCGCTCAAGGTGGTCAGCGAAAAACCCAGCGATCCGAACAAGGTCTACTTCGGAGCCTGGGTCACCATCGAAGACGAGGACGGCAAAGAGTCGCGCTACCGCATCGTCGGGCCGGATGAACTGGACTTGAAACTGGGCCTGATCAGCATCGACTCACCGCTGGCACGCGCCCTGATCGGCAAGGCACTGGACGCCGAAGTTCGGGTCCAGACGCCTACCGGCGAACAGTGCGTGTATATCGTGGCGATTGATTACCCATAA
- a CDS encoding acyl-CoA dehydrogenase, whose amino-acid sequence MDFAYSPKVQELRERVTAFMDTYVYPAEAVFERQVAEGDRWQPTAIMEELKLKAKAEGLWNLFLPESELGAGLTNLEYAPLAEIMGRSLLGPEPFNCSAPDTGNMEVLVRYANEEQKQRWLEPLLRGEIRSAFAMTEPDVASSDATNMAARAVRDGDEWVINGKKWWTSGACDPRCKILIFMGLSNPDAPRHAQHSMILVPVDAPGVKIVRPLPVFGYDDAPHGHAEVLFENVRVPYENVLLGEGRGFEIAQGRLGPGRIHHCMRSIGMAERALELMCKRSVNRTAFGKPLARLGGNIDKIADSRMEIDMARLLTLKAAYMMDTVGNKVAKSEIAQIKVVAPNVALRVIDRAIQIHGGAGVSNDFPLAYMYAMQRTLRLADGPDEVHRAAIGKFEIGKYVPKEMMRSSH is encoded by the coding sequence ATGGATTTCGCTTATTCGCCCAAGGTGCAAGAACTGCGTGAGCGCGTGACCGCGTTCATGGACACCTACGTTTATCCCGCCGAAGCCGTGTTCGAGCGCCAGGTTGCCGAGGGCGACCGCTGGCAGCCGACTGCGATCATGGAAGAACTGAAACTCAAGGCCAAGGCTGAAGGCCTGTGGAATTTGTTTCTGCCTGAGTCCGAACTCGGCGCCGGCCTGACCAACCTCGAATACGCACCATTGGCAGAGATCATGGGCCGCTCGCTGCTGGGGCCTGAGCCATTCAACTGCTCGGCGCCCGACACCGGCAACATGGAAGTGCTGGTGCGCTATGCCAACGAAGAACAGAAACAACGCTGGCTCGAACCGCTGCTACGCGGCGAGATCCGCTCGGCGTTCGCCATGACCGAACCGGACGTGGCTTCGTCCGACGCCACCAACATGGCCGCCCGCGCCGTGCGTGACGGTGACGAGTGGGTGATCAACGGCAAAAAGTGGTGGACCTCGGGTGCCTGCGATCCACGCTGCAAGATTCTGATCTTCATGGGCCTGAGCAATCCTGATGCGCCACGCCACGCCCAGCACTCGATGATTCTGGTGCCGGTGGATGCACCGGGCGTGAAGATCGTTCGTCCGCTGCCGGTGTTCGGTTACGACGATGCGCCTCACGGTCACGCCGAAGTGCTGTTCGAAAACGTCCGGGTGCCGTACGAAAACGTCCTGTTGGGTGAAGGACGCGGCTTCGAAATCGCTCAGGGTCGCCTTGGCCCGGGCCGGATTCACCACTGCATGCGTTCGATCGGCATGGCTGAGCGTGCGCTGGAACTGATGTGCAAACGTTCGGTGAATCGCACTGCGTTCGGCAAACCCCTGGCGCGCCTGGGCGGTAACATCGACAAAATCGCCGACTCGCGGATGGAGATCGACATGGCGCGCCTGCTGACCTTGAAAGCGGCGTACATGATGGACACCGTCGGCAACAAAGTGGCGAAGAGCGAAATCGCGCAGATCAAGGTGGTGGCACCGAACGTGGCGTTACGCGTCATCGACCGGGCGATCCAGATCCATGGCGGGGCAGGGGTTTCCAACGATTTCCCGCTGGCCTACATGTATGCGATGCAGCGCACGCTGCGCCTGGCCGACGGCCCGGATGAAGTGCACCGTGCGGCGATCGGCAAGTTCGAGATCGGCAAGTATGTGCCGAAGGAAATGATGCGCAGCAGCCACTGA
- a CDS encoding DoxX family protein, with translation MSSLINKVLFTRAGYGLTVLRIFVGIIFAAHGSQKLFGAFGGYGLAGTAQYMESIGLAPGYLMATLAGGTEFFAGLALIIGLLVRPAALGLTFLSLVAIFSVHISNGLFMANNGYEFALALLGGSIAVLFEGAGKLSVDRAIAG, from the coding sequence ATGAGCTCACTGATCAACAAGGTACTGTTTACCCGCGCTGGCTACGGCCTGACTGTCCTGCGGATCTTCGTCGGCATCATCTTCGCGGCCCACGGTTCGCAGAAACTCTTCGGCGCATTCGGCGGCTACGGTCTGGCGGGCACCGCTCAGTACATGGAAAGCATCGGCCTGGCACCGGGTTACCTGATGGCCACGTTGGCCGGTGGTACCGAGTTCTTTGCCGGTCTGGCCTTGATCATCGGCTTGCTGGTCCGCCCGGCGGCACTTGGCCTGACGTTCCTGTCGCTGGTCGCCATCTTCAGCGTGCATATCAGCAACGGTCTGTTCATGGCCAACAACGGTTATGAATTCGCCCTGGCCCTGCTGGGTGGCAGCATCGCGGTGCTGTTCGAAGGCGCCGGCAAGCTGTCGGTTGATCGCGCCATCGCTGGTTGA